From Triticum aestivum cultivar Chinese Spring chromosome 4A, IWGSC CS RefSeq v2.1, whole genome shotgun sequence, a single genomic window includes:
- the LOC123083127 gene encoding transcription factor MYB8 has translation MSKAPRGPRKPATRGPWSTEEDAKLTNHIAKHGLGRWSDIPRLAGIERGGKSCRLRWLNYLRPDLKRAALSQEEEDLIIQLHSIIGNSWTLIAACLPGRTDNGVKNFWNASIKHKLRRRGIDPDTHEPVVDEGSRNGDAQYILPSHLEAGSNACSHGALTLPDSITRYVDTDPLQLQHGVVLVQPAVSSSSTVGSDPSGSGSDTGEQWNNLVDGSQLFDLTESSTTTTTKSGTTNHACSIADWKLVGAAPRVP, from the exons ATGTCGAAGGCGCCGCGCGGCCCCAGGAAGCCGGCGACGAGAGGCCCTTGGTCGACGGAGGAGGACGCCAAGCTGACGAACCACATCGCCAAGCATGGCCTCGGCCGCTGGAGCGACATCCCCAGGCTAGCAG GCATTGAGAGGGGCGGGAAGAGCTGCCGGCTGAGGTGGTTAAACTACCTCCGGCCGGACCTGAAGCGGGCCGCGCTCTCGCAGGAAGAGGAAGATCTCATCATCCAACTCCATTCCATCATAGGCAACAG CTGGACTCTGATCGCGGCGTGCCTGCCGGGGCGGACGGACAACGGGGtcaagaacttctggaacgcctCCATCAAGCACAAGCTCCGCCGGCGTGGCATCGACCCGGACACCCACGAGCCGGTGGTCGACGAGGGCAGCAGGAACGGCGACGCCCAGTACATCCTGCCATCCCACCTTGAGGCAGGTAGCAACGCGTGCAGCCATGGAGCCCTGACGCTGCCGGACTCCATCACTCGCTACGTGGACACGGACCCGCTGCAGCTCCAGCATGGCGTTGTACTTGTACAGCCGGCGGTGTCGAGCTCCAGCACGGTGGGCTCTGACCCGTCCGGCTCCGGCTCCGACACCGGCGAGCAGTGGAACAACCTCGTAGACGGCAGTCAGCTGTTCGATCTGACGGAGAGtagcactactactactaccaaGTCGGGCACCACCAACCACGCCTGCTCCATCGCCGACTGGAAGCTGGTTGGAGCTGCTCCGCGAGTACCTTGA